One window of the Mycobacterium xenopi genome contains the following:
- a CDS encoding Lrp/AsnC family transcriptional regulator produces MTEDASGADRVRLRPPTVQGASAGAKLFPRDDVPLLTANLDETDRALIEYLLHDGKMTNRVLAAHTGISESAVSIRLRKLAASGAIIFTALFDWEVAGFEWFVIARIKTQARSPHDVAADVSRLEQCEATAVCLGTHDVIAYFLVKDRAELRLLTNDNLPAISGISDMSIDLATQTSVTPNGRRLFLARGAPPIRLPAPKIDLDDLDIAILQALIDDGRQSSRKIARAHGVSEGTIRTRLARLTQAGLVRAVAMVEPVALGLAGVIVCVSLRADRARLTAIQKELAALPELVFMAVCVGSADLSLTLTATDLQHAIDLIASRVQTIDGVFATDTLLMVDVIRFSPYMKRLDTLT; encoded by the coding sequence ATGACCGAGGACGCTTCGGGAGCTGACCGAGTCCGGTTGCGGCCGCCGACTGTGCAGGGGGCCTCTGCGGGTGCGAAGCTGTTTCCCCGCGACGATGTGCCGCTACTGACGGCAAACTTGGACGAAACCGACCGAGCGCTGATCGAATATCTGCTGCACGACGGCAAGATGACCAACCGCGTGTTAGCGGCCCATACCGGGATCAGCGAATCGGCGGTCAGCATCCGGCTGCGCAAGCTGGCGGCCAGCGGCGCAATCATTTTCACCGCGCTTTTCGATTGGGAAGTGGCCGGCTTCGAGTGGTTCGTCATCGCCCGGATCAAGACCCAGGCCCGCTCGCCTCACGACGTCGCCGCTGACGTCAGCCGACTCGAGCAGTGCGAGGCCACGGCGGTGTGTTTGGGAACCCACGACGTCATCGCTTATTTCCTGGTCAAGGACCGCGCTGAGCTACGCCTGCTGACCAACGACAATCTACCCGCCATTAGCGGGATCTCCGACATGAGTATCGATCTGGCGACACAAACCTCGGTCACTCCCAACGGGCGGCGACTGTTTTTGGCCCGAGGGGCTCCGCCGATCCGACTGCCGGCCCCAAAGATCGACCTCGATGACCTCGATATCGCGATCCTGCAAGCCTTGATCGATGACGGGCGCCAATCCAGCCGCAAGATCGCTCGCGCCCACGGTGTGTCGGAAGGAACCATCCGCACCCGGCTGGCCCGGCTCACCCAGGCAGGACTTGTCCGGGCGGTGGCCATGGTCGAACCGGTGGCTTTAGGGCTGGCCGGTGTCATCGTCTGTGTCTCGCTGCGGGCCGACCGCGCCCGCCTTACTGCCATTCAGAAAGAACTCGCCGCGCTGCCCGAGCTGGTCTTCATGGCAGTCTGCGTAGGTAGCGCCGACCTCAGCCTCACCCTGACCGCAACTGACCTCCAACACGCAATCGACCTGATCGCCAGCCGAGTGCAAACCATCGACGGGGTCTTCGCCACCGACACTCTGCTCATGGTCGATGTCATCCGATTCAGCCCCTACATGAAACGCCTCGACACGCTCACGTAA
- a CDS encoding mycofactocin-coupled SDR family oxidoreductase — protein sequence MTGRVEGKVAFITGAARGQGRSHAVRLAQEGADIIAIDVCKPIVENTTIPASTPEDLAETADLVKGLDRRIVTAEVDVRDYTALKAAVDSGVEQLGRLDIIVANAGIGNGGDTLDKTSEHDWQEMIDVNLSGVWKTVKAGVPHILAGGRGGSIILTSSVGGLKAYPHTGHYVAAKHGVVGLMRTFAVELGQHMIRVNSVHPTNVNTPLFMNEGTMKLFRPDLENPGPEDLKVVAQMMHTLPIGWVEPEDISNAVLFLASEESRYITGVTLPVDAGSCLK from the coding sequence ATGACTGGGCGAGTCGAAGGCAAGGTCGCATTTATCACCGGCGCGGCGCGTGGCCAAGGTCGATCGCATGCAGTGCGATTGGCGCAGGAGGGCGCCGACATCATCGCGATCGACGTCTGCAAGCCAATCGTCGAGAACACCACGATTCCCGCTTCGACACCGGAGGATCTGGCTGAGACTGCGGACCTCGTCAAGGGCCTCGACCGTCGCATCGTTACCGCTGAAGTCGATGTCCGTGACTACACCGCACTGAAAGCCGCAGTGGACAGCGGCGTGGAGCAACTTGGCCGACTGGACATCATCGTGGCCAACGCCGGCATCGGCAACGGCGGCGACACCCTCGACAAAACCAGTGAGCACGATTGGCAGGAAATGATCGACGTAAACCTGTCCGGGGTGTGGAAGACCGTGAAAGCCGGTGTGCCACATATTCTTGCGGGTGGCCGCGGCGGCTCAATCATCTTGACCAGCTCGGTCGGCGGGCTGAAGGCATACCCGCACACCGGTCATTATGTGGCAGCCAAACACGGTGTTGTCGGACTGATGCGCACGTTTGCGGTCGAGTTGGGTCAGCACATGATTCGCGTCAACTCGGTGCACCCGACCAACGTGAACACCCCGTTGTTCATGAACGAGGGCACGATGAAGCTGTTCCGTCCCGACCTCGAGAACCCCGGCCCCGAGGACCTGAAGGTCGTCGCACAGATGATGCACACGCTGCCGATCGGCTGGGTGGAACCTGAGGACATCAGCAACGCGGTGCTGTTCTTGGCGTCCGAAGAGTCCCGTTACATCACCGGTGTGACGCTCCCGGTCGACGCTGGCAGTTGCCTGAAGTAA
- a CDS encoding cytochrome P450 produces MTVSATSDVYYDPYNVELNADPYGMFRRLREEAPLYYNEQHDFYALSRFADVDRALIDCETFSSARGAILELIKANIEIPPGVIIFEDPPLHDVHRKLLARMFTPRKINALEPKIREFCAACLDPLIGADRFDFVADLGAQMPMRVIGMLLGVPEEDQEAARDFANAQMRTEEGKPMKAAMDGMVSGDFFAQYIDWRAEHPSDDIMTELLNVEFEDEKGVWRRLTREELLTYVSVVSGAGNETTTRLIGWTGKVLAEHPDQRRELVENPALIPRAIEELLRFEPPAPHVARYVTRDVEWYGQTVPAGSVMMMLIGAANRDHRQFPPDGDVFDIHRELRQHLTFSVGTHYCLGSALARLEGRIALEEILKRFPEWDVDLTNARLSPTSTVRGWESMVAVIP; encoded by the coding sequence GTGACAGTCAGCGCTACCAGCGACGTGTACTACGACCCATACAACGTCGAGCTCAACGCTGACCCGTACGGGATGTTTCGAAGGCTGCGCGAAGAAGCGCCGTTGTACTACAACGAGCAACACGACTTCTACGCGCTGAGCCGGTTTGCCGATGTTGATCGGGCATTGATCGATTGCGAGACTTTCAGCTCGGCCCGCGGTGCGATCCTCGAGCTGATCAAGGCGAACATCGAGATCCCGCCGGGCGTAATCATTTTCGAGGACCCGCCACTGCACGACGTGCACCGTAAGCTGCTGGCGCGCATGTTCACGCCACGCAAGATCAACGCGCTCGAACCTAAGATCCGCGAATTCTGTGCTGCTTGCCTGGATCCGTTGATCGGCGCCGACCGGTTCGACTTCGTCGCGGACCTCGGGGCGCAGATGCCGATGCGCGTGATCGGCATGCTGCTCGGAGTTCCTGAGGAAGATCAAGAAGCTGCCCGTGATTTCGCGAATGCGCAGATGCGCACCGAAGAAGGCAAGCCGATGAAGGCCGCCATGGACGGTATGGTCAGCGGCGATTTCTTCGCCCAGTACATCGACTGGCGAGCCGAGCATCCGTCGGACGACATCATGACCGAGCTGCTGAACGTCGAATTCGAGGACGAAAAGGGCGTTTGGCGCCGACTGACGCGCGAAGAACTCCTCACCTACGTCAGCGTGGTCTCGGGCGCCGGCAACGAGACCACCACACGTCTGATCGGCTGGACCGGCAAGGTACTGGCCGAACACCCCGACCAGCGGCGGGAATTGGTCGAAAACCCAGCACTTATCCCCAGGGCGATTGAGGAGCTGCTACGTTTCGAGCCGCCAGCGCCGCATGTGGCGCGCTATGTCACGCGCGATGTCGAGTGGTACGGCCAAACCGTGCCAGCGGGCAGCGTCATGATGATGCTCATCGGCGCGGCCAACCGAGACCACCGTCAATTCCCGCCGGACGGAGATGTTTTCGACATCCACCGGGAACTGCGCCAGCACCTGACGTTCAGTGTCGGCACGCATTACTGCCTCGGCTCGGCGTTGGCGCGCCTGGAAGGACGGATCGCGCTCGAGGAGATCTTGAAGCGCTTCCCGGAGTGGGACGTCGATCTGACGAACGCCAGGCTTTCCCCGACTTCGACAGTGCGCGGCTGGGAATCGATGGTGGCCGTTATCCCTTAA
- a CDS encoding flavin-containing monooxygenase — MKKRKTRIAIVGCGFGGLAAAIELKRWGFDDFTVFERASSVGGVWRENTYPGAECDVPSPIYSFSYALKPDWSGLFGKQGEIHRYLDEVAREFGITEHIQFDTEVTSAIFDESTGEWLVTTNAGEPVLVDALIMATGQLSRPRMPDVEGIGTFAGDSFHSAQWRHDVDLTGKKVVVVGSGASAIQIVPAIADIVGDLTVVQRSPNWVMWKSRRRPGRLQTALMKRFGMLRTLHHVALFLAYESRYPLVTRTAEPVRKLFQWWFIRKIKRHLRDPDEIAAAIPHYRLLCNRLLLSNDWYPTLGRDDVHLVGSAVQRVTPTGVVTADGRSIDADVVIWCTGFRASEFLSPIKVVGRCGTDLHAQWRHGAEAYLGISAPNFPNMFMLFGPNTNSITNTIVFLLERQARYIRQALEYKESHQVKWLDVSADTYREYHQWLEKKLDRTVFTDNCPGWYTNDEGKVTAMWPASHLTYARMTARFRPERYTFTANGQSRATAAMVS, encoded by the coding sequence GTGAAGAAACGAAAGACGCGAATCGCAATCGTCGGTTGCGGTTTCGGTGGTCTTGCGGCCGCCATCGAGCTCAAGCGCTGGGGTTTTGACGATTTTACGGTCTTCGAACGCGCAAGTTCAGTTGGCGGGGTATGGCGCGAGAATACTTATCCCGGTGCGGAGTGCGATGTGCCCTCGCCGATCTACTCCTTTTCCTATGCCCTCAAGCCTGATTGGTCGGGGCTGTTCGGCAAACAGGGCGAAATCCACAGATATCTCGACGAGGTCGCGCGAGAATTTGGGATCACCGAACACATCCAGTTCGACACCGAGGTAACCTCGGCGATCTTCGACGAGTCAACCGGCGAGTGGCTGGTCACCACTAATGCGGGAGAGCCGGTGCTGGTGGATGCACTCATCATGGCAACGGGCCAGCTCAGCCGGCCACGGATGCCTGATGTGGAGGGAATCGGAACGTTTGCCGGCGACTCGTTTCACTCGGCTCAGTGGCGCCACGACGTCGACTTGACCGGCAAGAAGGTCGTCGTTGTCGGTAGCGGCGCAAGCGCCATCCAAATCGTGCCTGCCATCGCCGATATCGTCGGCGATTTAACGGTGGTGCAGCGATCACCCAACTGGGTGATGTGGAAGAGCCGGCGCCGTCCTGGGCGGTTACAAACGGCGTTGATGAAACGCTTCGGGATGCTGCGGACTCTCCACCACGTCGCATTGTTCCTCGCGTATGAGTCGCGCTATCCTCTCGTCACCCGAACTGCGGAGCCTGTGCGCAAACTATTCCAGTGGTGGTTCATCCGGAAGATCAAGCGCCACTTGAGAGATCCAGACGAGATTGCCGCCGCGATTCCCCATTATCGATTGCTGTGTAATCGGCTTTTGTTGTCGAACGATTGGTATCCGACGCTCGGCCGCGACGATGTCCACTTGGTTGGGTCGGCCGTGCAGCGGGTGACACCGACGGGTGTGGTCACGGCGGACGGCCGCAGCATCGACGCCGATGTCGTGATCTGGTGCACGGGATTTCGGGCCAGTGAGTTTCTTAGCCCCATCAAGGTCGTCGGCCGCTGCGGCACGGACCTGCATGCGCAATGGCGGCACGGAGCCGAGGCATACCTGGGCATCAGCGCACCCAACTTTCCGAACATGTTCATGTTGTTCGGGCCCAACACCAACAGCATCACCAACACGATCGTGTTCTTGCTCGAGCGGCAAGCCCGGTACATCCGCCAAGCCCTGGAATACAAAGAGTCTCATCAGGTCAAGTGGCTGGACGTCAGCGCGGATACGTATCGGGAGTACCACCAGTGGCTCGAAAAGAAACTTGACAGAACGGTTTTCACCGACAACTGCCCGGGCTGGTACACCAACGACGAGGGCAAGGTCACCGCGATGTGGCCGGCATCTCACCTGACGTACGCGCGGATGACTGCTAGGTTCCGTCCCGAACGGTACACATTCACCGCCAACGGGCAGTCGCGCGCAACCGCCGCGATGGTGTCATGA
- a CDS encoding spirocyclase AveC family protein has product MVGWASLGAASVLLIVRVLAKWVLGGVSSIDPGPDPMSPMKLCLLHGLEWGQFAVFLVILYRFVARPLFRREPLGFDGLFVLGAILLNFWDPLDNYWLFSFQYNAHHLNVESWGGYIPGWHSQHAELWAVPVAFVFGAYTWAFFLAVRMGCAILGRLKRTRPSWGPLRGFGAVFLASAALSAVAELVYLRIGAIANVHPANQLTLWNQQPYGWPLYNPVFFGLTWTAMTALRWSRNDDGLSFVERGAQVVQSTRGQAIVRFLATFAFMEVAYIGLYFLPWNAMAFLRDIPPPHLPTYFPVP; this is encoded by the coding sequence GTGGTCGGTTGGGCAAGTCTCGGCGCCGCGTCGGTTCTCCTGATCGTCCGGGTGCTCGCAAAGTGGGTTCTTGGCGGGGTCAGCTCGATCGATCCAGGCCCGGATCCGATGTCACCGATGAAGCTATGTCTTCTACACGGCTTGGAGTGGGGACAGTTCGCGGTATTTCTTGTGATCCTCTACCGGTTCGTCGCACGCCCGCTATTTCGGCGGGAGCCTTTGGGTTTCGACGGTCTATTCGTGCTCGGTGCAATCCTGCTGAACTTCTGGGATCCGCTGGACAACTATTGGCTGTTCAGCTTTCAGTACAACGCCCATCACCTCAATGTCGAGAGTTGGGGCGGATACATCCCAGGATGGCACAGCCAACACGCTGAACTCTGGGCTGTGCCAGTAGCATTCGTATTCGGTGCATACACGTGGGCGTTCTTCCTCGCTGTTCGAATGGGCTGCGCGATCCTCGGACGGTTGAAGAGGACGCGGCCATCTTGGGGTCCTTTGCGTGGTTTCGGCGCCGTATTTCTCGCGAGCGCCGCGCTGTCTGCGGTGGCCGAACTCGTCTACCTCCGCATCGGTGCGATCGCGAACGTACATCCGGCAAATCAACTGACACTGTGGAACCAACAGCCTTACGGCTGGCCGTTATACAACCCGGTATTCTTCGGCCTCACGTGGACCGCCATGACGGCTTTGCGTTGGTCACGCAATGACGACGGCCTTTCATTCGTCGAGCGCGGAGCGCAGGTTGTACAGTCCACTCGCGGACAGGCTATCGTCCGGTTCCTCGCGACCTTCGCGTTCATGGAAGTCGCCTACATTGGTCTCTACTTCTTGCCATGGAACGCCATGGCGTTCCTGCGCGACATACCGCCGCCGCACTTGCCCACATACTTTCCCGTCCCATAG
- a CDS encoding carotenoid oxygenase family protein yields MVTAIPDDIRLFGPLKPMRFEAHVEDCVVAEGQIPHELHGGFYRVGPTWKRPTRQGFNGFAATDAMVQGLVFHDGKADFTNKWVRTPKYLLEEKHGVGLFEWADGIYTDWRGYGLGRVLTNEYTEGVPSGSPIVNVFPFAGEMLASGEQAIPPIAIDPITLDTRGIVPWSAKLSPGMTPPACYGDNAFTAHPKWDAETGILYGWTYRDTEPYVTLHWVHPDWHVESRDIDDAPYAQNAHDMWLTENYVVLPFQPFIVGQDRIDRGLSVFGWDPSLPTKLALIPRNDINAPIKWITADFNEEYIMHTMSANHVGDTLILDGPIFDRPPFPFEDQVEFGVDFVPFGSGVTGRWTIDLTTGTIKSERLDDRPVEFPKVDERFYGKNYQWGFLAAGENLWSLDTVIRRNVRTGAEESYTLDTEEQSAALFEPTFAPRAVDSPEGDGYLIVPISHFMENTSEYQIFDTEDLASGPIARIELPFQIGWTPHGHYMNFDH; encoded by the coding sequence ATGGTCACTGCGATTCCAGATGACATTCGGCTGTTCGGCCCGTTGAAGCCCATGCGATTCGAGGCCCATGTGGAAGACTGCGTGGTCGCGGAGGGTCAGATCCCCCATGAGTTGCACGGTGGGTTCTACCGGGTCGGCCCCACCTGGAAGCGGCCAACACGGCAAGGGTTCAACGGGTTCGCCGCCACCGACGCGATGGTGCAAGGGCTGGTGTTCCATGACGGCAAGGCTGACTTCACTAACAAGTGGGTCAGGACTCCGAAGTATCTCCTGGAGGAGAAGCACGGGGTCGGGCTGTTCGAATGGGCCGACGGCATCTATACGGACTGGCGCGGTTACGGGCTGGGCCGGGTGCTCACCAACGAATACACCGAAGGTGTGCCTAGCGGCAGCCCGATCGTCAATGTTTTCCCGTTTGCCGGGGAGATGCTGGCATCCGGCGAGCAGGCTATTCCACCGATTGCCATCGACCCGATCACTCTGGACACCCGCGGCATCGTGCCCTGGTCGGCCAAGCTGTCGCCCGGGATGACCCCGCCGGCTTGCTACGGCGATAACGCGTTCACCGCGCACCCCAAGTGGGACGCGGAAACTGGCATCCTCTATGGCTGGACGTATCGTGATACCGAGCCCTACGTGACATTGCATTGGGTGCATCCGGATTGGCATGTGGAATCCCGCGACATCGACGATGCTCCCTACGCCCAGAACGCACACGACATGTGGCTGACCGAAAACTATGTCGTGCTGCCATTCCAGCCGTTCATCGTGGGTCAGGACCGCATCGATCGGGGCCTTTCGGTGTTTGGCTGGGATCCAAGTTTGCCCACCAAGTTGGCATTGATTCCGCGTAACGACATCAATGCGCCGATCAAGTGGATCACCGCCGACTTCAACGAGGAATACATCATGCATACGATGTCGGCCAACCACGTCGGCGATACGTTGATCCTTGACGGTCCAATCTTCGACCGGCCGCCGTTCCCGTTCGAGGACCAGGTCGAATTCGGTGTGGACTTCGTTCCGTTCGGCTCCGGCGTCACCGGTCGTTGGACGATCGACCTGACGACCGGCACGATCAAGAGCGAACGCCTCGATGACCGCCCAGTTGAGTTTCCCAAAGTCGACGAACGCTTCTACGGCAAGAACTACCAATGGGGGTTTCTCGCCGCAGGGGAGAACCTGTGGTCGCTTGACACCGTGATACGGCGAAACGTACGGACTGGTGCTGAGGAAAGCTACACGCTTGATACCGAGGAGCAATCCGCAGCGTTGTTTGAACCCACCTTCGCTCCTCGCGCTGTGGATTCTCCCGAGGGCGACGGCTACCTGATTGTGCCGATCTCACACTTCATGGAAAACACCTCCGAATACCAGATTTTCGACACCGAAGACCTCGCCAGTGGACCCATTGCCCGCATCGAACTGCCCTTCCAAATCGGGTGGACGCCGCACGGCCACTACATGAACTTCGACCACTGA
- a CDS encoding SCP2 sterol-binding domain-containing protein, which produces MAFFTSTEQVYDVFTGFMKDMAADPELGPKFVKSKTAFRINYTDPDASILVDCRHDPIQITEGSSDVKPDVELTMKADNGHLFWMGKLKITTAITKRKVKVNGQVTKMMNLLPALDPAFARYRSYLAEKGYGDLLEVS; this is translated from the coding sequence TTGGCCTTCTTCACTTCCACCGAACAGGTGTACGACGTGTTCACCGGCTTCATGAAAGACATGGCGGCCGACCCAGAGCTCGGTCCCAAGTTCGTCAAGTCCAAGACGGCGTTCCGCATCAATTACACCGACCCGGACGCGTCGATCCTTGTCGACTGTCGCCATGACCCTATTCAAATCACCGAGGGCTCTTCGGATGTCAAGCCTGACGTCGAGCTGACCATGAAGGCCGACAACGGCCATCTGTTCTGGATGGGGAAGCTCAAGATCACGACGGCGATTACTAAACGCAAGGTGAAGGTGAATGGCCAAGTCACCAAGATGATGAACCTCCTGCCAGCACTTGATCCAGCGTTCGCGAGGTATCGGAGCTATCTGGCTGAGAAGGGCTACGGCGATCTGCTGGAGGTTTCGTGA
- a CDS encoding transposase translates to MIGNSFNNRRALPGDDYRWSSGSGCNYWWAVNNPTPARNCASPTSTVTAASCLSPTCPTRTWPYLEALYRGRGRMECAIRDLKDTGLANLPSHDFAINNAWLMLVLIAADLLAWTKTLCLDGALAIAEPKRLRYTPLRTAAVLVRSARRTTLRLGASWPWATDLLTAFTRLHGWSASPRLNKPTPPTGLSQIRNTSSLDN, encoded by the coding sequence GTGATCGGTAACAGTTTCAACAACAGAAGGGCACTTCCGGGTGATGACTACCGCTGGTCGTCCGGGTCTGGTTGTAACTACTGGTGGGCGGTGAACAACCCCACCCCGGCGCGCAACTGCGCTTCACCGACGTCGACGGTTACCGCTGCCAGCTGTTTGTCACCGACCTGCCCGACGCGGACCTGGCCCTACCTGGAGGCACTCTACCGCGGTCGGGGCCGGATGGAATGCGCCATCCGCGACCTGAAGGACACCGGGCTGGCCAACCTGCCCTCCCATGACTTCGCCATCAACAACGCGTGGCTGATGTTGGTGCTCATCGCCGCCGACCTGCTCGCCTGGACCAAAACGCTCTGTCTAGATGGTGCGCTGGCCATTGCCGAGCCCAAACGGCTGCGCTACACCCCGCTGCGTACCGCCGCGGTGCTGGTGCGCTCGGCGCGGCGCACCACGCTGCGGCTGGGTGCCAGCTGGCCCTGGGCCACCGACCTGCTCACCGCGTTCACCCGGCTACACGGATGGAGCGCAAGTCCCCGGCTAAACAAACCCACACCACCCACAGGATTAAGTCAGATCAGAAACACCTCATCGCTCGACAACTGA
- a CDS encoding DUF6262 family protein — MWTLRRMDKAGLPITFDAVAREARVSRSWLYNQPELCSEIERLRARRHLPTQHMPVPDRQRASNSSRLQRLKAATERINHLEEENTRHRQALALALGEQRAKAVHGEHRDTLRRKPTALIGPC, encoded by the coding sequence GTGTGGACGCTGCGACGGATGGACAAGGCCGGTCTCCCCATCACTTTCGATGCTGTAGCCCGCGAAGCCCGCGTCTCTCGGTCCTGGCTATACAACCAGCCGGAGCTATGCAGCGAGATCGAGCGCCTCCGCGCACGTCGACACCTCCCGACTCAGCACATGCCGGTGCCGGACCGGCAGCGCGCCTCCAACTCCTCCCGGCTCCAGCGTCTCAAGGCGGCGACCGAGCGCATCAACCACCTGGAAGAAGAGAACACGCGGCACCGACAGGCGCTGGCGCTCGCACTCGGCGAACAACGAGCCAAAGCCGTTCACGGCGAACACCGCGACACGCTGAGAAGAAAACCCACCGCCCTCATCGGCCCGTGTTGA
- a CDS encoding AMP-dependent synthetase/ligase, translated as MSQQDSILSARSMCELFDRTTRRHADLPALHSTDGVVNLTYRQYRDAVIDIAGALYLQGIRRGDLVALMFENRPEFHLIDTAAMHLGATTCSIYNTSPIPDIEYVLANSGAKLAVCEEKFAPNLVKAASADCEIICTTADVTGTVCLDTLARPTPEEFDFEATWRAVGPDDVLTLIYTSGTTGTPKGVELTHGAMLAEVALTSEVLDFRPGDRVPSALPMAHAAQRWGTLYSAIAFGLDVTCVDDVTKLLPTLVRLRPQIWGTVPRILEKITQGLQTKFAAEPDPQRKAAVDSALDVGARVVAFRKKHGNVPLPEDLAADYSQADRLVLAEIRKSLGLDQLRWLMVGAAPTPPHVMDFMAAIGFNMVEVWGMSELAAVATINAAGPAKFATVGKPLRDVEIRLADDGEVYVRGPIMMRGYRNDAQKTAEALDGDGWLHTGDIGTIDDEGFLSIIDRKKEIIVNAAGKNISPLRIEAAVKAETPLIGSVVAIGDGRPFITALIVLDPEAAPAFARNAGLAATTVEELAVDSTIQQAIDAAVARANERVTRVEQIKRYKIIPDVWHPGAGELTPTLKLRRQKIAERYADEIDALYSALGAAK; from the coding sequence ATGAGCCAGCAGGACTCTATCCTGTCGGCCCGCAGCATGTGCGAGCTCTTCGACCGCACGACCCGCAGGCACGCTGATCTACCTGCGCTGCACTCGACCGACGGGGTGGTGAATCTGACCTACCGTCAATACCGCGACGCCGTCATCGACATCGCTGGAGCACTGTATTTGCAAGGTATCCGACGAGGCGACCTGGTGGCGTTGATGTTCGAAAATCGCCCCGAGTTTCATCTCATCGACACCGCAGCGATGCACCTCGGTGCCACAACCTGCTCGATCTACAACACCTCTCCGATCCCCGACATCGAATACGTGCTGGCCAACTCCGGCGCCAAACTGGCGGTCTGCGAGGAGAAGTTCGCGCCGAACCTCGTCAAGGCAGCATCCGCCGACTGCGAGATCATCTGCACCACAGCGGATGTCACGGGCACCGTCTGCCTGGATACCCTTGCGCGGCCGACGCCAGAGGAGTTCGACTTCGAGGCAACCTGGCGGGCGGTCGGGCCCGACGACGTGCTGACGTTGATCTACACGTCGGGAACCACCGGCACACCAAAAGGTGTCGAACTGACTCACGGGGCAATGCTTGCCGAGGTGGCTCTTACCAGTGAGGTGCTCGACTTTCGTCCCGGCGACCGTGTGCCGTCGGCGTTGCCGATGGCGCACGCAGCCCAACGGTGGGGCACGCTGTACTCGGCCATTGCGTTCGGTCTCGACGTCACGTGCGTCGACGATGTCACCAAACTGCTTCCCACCCTGGTACGGCTTCGACCGCAGATCTGGGGGACGGTGCCCCGCATCCTGGAGAAGATCACCCAGGGATTACAGACAAAGTTCGCGGCCGAGCCAGACCCGCAGAGGAAGGCCGCCGTCGACTCTGCACTCGACGTCGGCGCCCGGGTGGTCGCATTTCGCAAAAAGCACGGCAACGTTCCGCTGCCAGAGGACCTTGCCGCCGACTATTCCCAGGCGGATCGGTTGGTGCTGGCCGAGATTCGCAAATCACTTGGACTGGATCAACTGAGGTGGCTCATGGTCGGGGCGGCGCCCACGCCGCCGCATGTCATGGATTTCATGGCGGCGATCGGCTTCAACATGGTGGAAGTCTGGGGCATGTCGGAATTGGCTGCGGTCGCAACAATCAACGCTGCGGGTCCTGCAAAGTTTGCGACTGTGGGCAAACCGCTCCGCGACGTCGAAATTCGACTGGCAGACGACGGCGAGGTGTACGTGCGCGGGCCGATCATGATGCGTGGCTACCGCAACGACGCCCAGAAGACAGCTGAGGCACTGGACGGCGATGGGTGGTTGCATACCGGAGACATCGGAACCATCGACGACGAGGGGTTCCTCTCGATCATCGACCGCAAGAAGGAGATCATCGTGAACGCGGCAGGAAAGAACATTTCCCCGCTGCGGATTGAGGCAGCAGTAAAGGCGGAGACCCCGCTGATCGGCTCAGTCGTGGCGATCGGAGACGGACGCCCGTTCATCACCGCCCTCATTGTCTTGGACCCGGAAGCCGCGCCGGCGTTTGCGCGCAACGCCGGCCTCGCCGCCACCACGGTGGAGGAACTCGCCGTCGACAGCACCATCCAGCAGGCCATCGATGCCGCAGTTGCGAGGGCTAACGAACGAGTAACCCGGGTCGAGCAGATCAAGCGCTACAAGATCATCCCGGACGTGTGGCATCCAGGCGCCGGTGAACTCACACCTACCCTTAAGCTGCGGCGCCAAAAGATTGCCGAGCGCTACGCCGACGAAATCGACGCCCTCTACTCGGCGCTCGGAGCAGCCAAATGA